tgactaacgcaccggcagcattcatggacctgatgaacAAAGTATTCAAGCCATTCTTGGATCAGTTCATGGTTgtattcatcgacgacatcCTCGTCTATTCCCCTGATGAGACGAGCCATGAAGAGCACCTTCACCTTGCTCTGCAAACTTTAAGAGAGAATAATCTCTATGCCAAGTTTAggaagtgtgaattctggctaagGAGTGTGTCATTTCTAGGACACGTGATATCGAAAGAAGGAGTGTCAGTGGATCCAAGAAATGTAGAGGCAATTACAGATTGGCCAAAACCAAAGAACGCCATCGACATCAGAAGATTTCTTGGATTGGCAGGTTACTACCGGAAGTTTGTCGAAGGGTTCTCCTCGATAGCCGTGCCACTGACGAAACTCACACAGAAAAATTCTAAATTCATCTGGAATGAGGATTGTGAGAAGAGTTTCCAGACACTAAAAGAGAAACTCGCATCCACGCCAGTATTAATCCTGCCCGCAGAGAATAAAGATTTCACTATTTACAGTGATGCCTCTAAGGACGGTCTAGGATGCGTACTAATGCAAGAAGGAAGAGTGATCGCCTACGCATCAAGATAGTTAAAACCGCACGagcagaactaccctactcatgatctggaACTAGCAGCGGTTGTCttcgccttaaagatttggagacactacctctATGGTGCCAAATGTGAAATCTTCACAGACCATCAGAACCTCAAGTACCTGTTCAACCAAAAGGAACTTAATATGAGGCAAAGGCGATGGATCGAACTTCTGAAGAACTATGACTTGACcataagctaccatccgggtaaagcaAACAAAGTCGCTGATGCGCTAAGTCGGAAGAGCCCAGGCAAGGTAACTCTAGCTTCCCTCTCGGCCCAGCCATGTCTGCAGGAAaccgtcaagttaaaccaaGATAGAGACCCGATACTGCTTAAACTTAAGGATCAAGTCAGAGAAGGGAAGTCTCAAGATCATCAGATTGATGACAATGGAATCTTATGGATGAAAGGAAGACTGTGTGTGCCGACAGcgataaccttcgccaagaGATAATGTCAGAGGCGCACAAGTCAAAATTCTCAGTCCATCCAGGCAGTACGAAAATGTACAGGGATCTCAAGAATAATTTCTAGTGGAATGGCATGAAAAGAGATGTAGCTGAATTCGTCTCTAGATGTCAGGTATGTCAGCAGGTCAAAGAAGAACACCAGCGACCCGGAAGATTActgcaacctctagaaattcccgagtggaaatgggagcacatttccatggactttgtgatagGATTGCCAAAGTCTAGGCAAAGCCACGACCGCATATGGGTGATCGTGGATAGACTCACGAAGactgcacacttcctacccgtccgcATGAATTACAATCTTGACAAGCTGGCTTCATTATACATGGACAACATCGTGTGGCTGCATGGAGTGCCAGTAAGCATcttatctgatagagatccgaggttcgtctcgcgcttttggaagagctttcaagaggCCATTGGAACAAAAGTGACCCTAAGTatggcctatcatcctcaaaccgatgggcaAACGAAAATAACCATCCAAaccttagaagatatgctgcgaGCATGCGCTCTTGAATTCAGTAGCAACTGGAGCACTCATTTACCCTTAATTGAGTTCgcttacaacaacagctatcacagcagcattggaatggctccatacgaagctctTTATGGGAAaaaatgtcgatcaccactttattgggatgaaATGGGAGAGAAAGCTGTAGTGGGACCCGAGCTAGTACAGATGATCGTGGACAAGTTTAAGATCGTTCGGGAAaagctcaaagcagctcaagaccgacaaaagagttgggcaTATCTGAAAAGAAGGCCTGTAGAGTTCAACGTGGGCGAGAAGGCTTATGTGAAAGTCTCGCCTATGAGAGGTGTTGTCCGATTCAGTAAGGCAGGGAAACTGAACCCTCGATATGTTGGACCATTCGAAATCTTGGAAAAAATGGGCACGCTAGCATGCAGACTGGCACTGCCACCAAGCATGTCAAGAATCCACAGCGTGTTACACGTATCCCAGCTAAGGAAGTACATTCCGGACCCAAGTCACGTGTTGGAGTAAAACCACTCATAAGTGAAGGAAACTTGGGGGAAGAACtgaaatacgaagaagtccccATCAGAATTGTGGATGTCAAAGAACAAGTTCTTAGACGATGTACTATTCCCTACGTCAAAGTGCAGTGGTCCAACCACTCAGagcgagaagcaacttgggaagttGAAGAGAAGATGCGAAAGGAATATCCCTACCTATTTGGTGACCAAGCCAACTCAAGTTTTGAGggcgaaacttctcataaggagggagggatgtgagaaccgaaATTTTGATGTATTTTGCAAGGAAACTTGAgcataaaattttcattattGTATGGAATAAGATATGCATGGGGGAACTAATTATTGGAAGATTTTTATGGCCAAGACTTTGATACCTACACTACGGCAtgctaattttcaaaaatttggaaagATAATTTACAAGATTGAGATATCCTACAAGATCAAAGAATTAAAGCATGATTATtgataggaattttcgaaaatcatccTAGATTAATTGCCAAATTATTGTGGTGGATAGATACTAGTGTACTTGGAATTAAATCATCCAAGATTGCTCAAAATCCTTCCCACCTAGCAACCTAAATCTCGAACCAATGAAGAGCATGAGATCAAGGAATAAATCTCACTAATTAAGTAGCAAGATTTTCGAAATTGGCAAGGGATATTAGATCCAAATTTGTGagatttaatatgatttttgggTAGGATTTGGGTACCAAATTTAACTCCATCCttctctcctataaataccacaccATCCCCACTCCACAAACCACCACCAATTTCGAAATCCCCTTGCTGAAATTCTCGAAATTCAGCAGCTCCCCTAGCCAAAGCTCTGCCCAAAAATCATCCCGAAGTTAGCCTAAAAGTCGAGCCGAAGCGCTGCCCGGATGAGGAGCGAGAAGCGATCTAAATTCCGAAGCCAAGCATCCACGTTTTTTAGCATCAATATACACTGTAATTGGGCTTGTttgtaaaattaaaaatatcggTTTTATGCATATGAAATTTTTGGTTTTTGCATGTTTCGTTGTTTTAAAGTTCGTTCGAGCACCGTCTCCCGTCTGTacgattttatgaaattttggtACGTTATGTTTTGCACTGTGAGGActccctgaaaatgggtggaattccaacatatggcccttaacggtgggatagaacctatggcctcgcccccttagaggattaaaacttagggactgacgtcagtaaaccttTAAAAgttgaaaaatcgcagtgtcgTTATGTTATTATATGATGTTATGATTATGAAAAGCATGGTGTATGTAtatgttattttcgaaaatgttataaaatttttatgttgtgttcaatactaccccacttgctgagtatttcccaaaatactcacccccttacaatCTGTCCCAGAGAAATCCGAGGAGGAAATCGAGGAGGAGGAATCataccagttttggggctggtgaattgCAAGACTTCAAGATTTTAGATTAAGTTGAACTTCTAATTTagttttacgtttccgcattaactCTGTCGTTTTTGAGATTTCggtattgtaaagacaatggttgtttCATTTAAGATTATGTTATATAAAATGGTTTCGGTTTACACTGTGAtacaaaggcttgttgtttcgattgtgtgattgttaaacaatgccggtgtcaatcccgagtctCGGGGCATGACATGATATgcctaatttaattacttgatcTTGTATTTCCAATTTATTCTCATATAAAATATTCTCCACTATGAAGATCCTATACAAAAACATCACATGCTCTAAGATTTCCTTATACATGATTAATTAAAAGGTTGAAAAAAAATCGGTTCTCACAAGTTGGGACATCCATCTCTAGTATGTGGAACTGCGAGATAAGTCAAATTCGAGGTAATAataaaatagaactaagtcaccataagttgtTGCCATTCACAAACGAGGATTTTGGTAGGCAAATTTATAGGATTGAGTAGACGTAAGGACTgcttaacacttattttatcagagtagcgcagcggagcGTTGATTATTGGGATTCTAAAATTTGGGGTCTAAACTTTCTGTTTAttgaggataagcgaatttcggggacgaaattcaatttaaggggggtagattgtaacgtcccgaaaatttgaaagtccacgtgaacaaCATGCATgcatgttattaaatttctttggtattttattaaattgttttaaagaattaaatgaatgtttatttcattaattatgtgtttaattatttttatgtattttatgcataattcatgcatggtagagtttatttcatgaaattttaaaggttcatacATCAAAGATTTTTAAGCTGCATTCGCACTcgaacgaagaacggagaccggcgaattatcagaaaaattatttttattacatgattaatttttattaattattaaaagatgttttaaagatattttttcaagaaatgggctttattgggtatttttacctgtCAGAgcataatttttaacggtacgtaaattttatcgaatcgagggactttttgagagttcgggtaatattttcaaaaacctacctaaacgaaatatttttcggagtGCGTTGGACTTGATGTGCTTATTTTTAAGATTAATGGGCTCACAGTTACTTTAATCCTTTTAATTACCAATTTAGGGCccattattttgtatttaactATTTAAATAATACCCTAAGCTACCCTAAACCCAACCCTACTGATATCAGCCGTCCCACCCACTCTCCAGCAGCCATATTGACGTGAAAACCAGCAGCAAAGTTTTTCCCCCATTGTTCTTTCAAGTAAGGTTCAATCCCCGCTCCTCTGGCGCCTCCCCGACGCGAAATTCTTCAAGTTTTCGAGCATAAATCAAGGTTCGTTTGTATCTTCCGCTTTATCTTCATACACGCCACTATATGCTGGAATTACTGTGTGTGGTCGAAAAATTCAGAGATCCTACTTGTGGTTGCGTTTTTGGCTTCATATTGTCATGAACATGCATCCTTTAAAATTGTTGCTCACGTTTTTCATGAacttgtgcaaggggctgcggtTTTTTTTGTTGTTAAGGGGCTGAATATGGTGACATGTTGCTGTTTTGGGGATTAAAAACGTTTCAGATGGCTACAGGTGGAAGGGCCGAGAGGTTGTGTTCTTAGGCGATAAGGGTTTCGAGAGGTATGGTGCAAGGTAGAGTAGACTCCGCTGGAAAAGGTACTGAACCAGACCAAGGTGCGGTCCATGAGGGTCCAACCGAGGTCCAGGGGAAGCCCCAATACAGCTGGTCACGAAGTGGAAGAAGGTTTCCTAGGATAGAAGCCATAGCGTCTTATGCGAGGCGTGGCCGCGTGTTTTCTTTGGTTCGAGAGGTGCACTTTGCTGGGGCTGGGGCCGGGAGTCCAGTGGGTTCAGAGGGGTCCTAGAGTGGTCTATGAGGGTCTGAGTCGGGGCTGGTCTCATCGGTTGTGGCGAAGGGACGGTAGAAGCTTGCTAGGGTCACGGCTAGGGTTGGGTGATGGCTTGCTGGATTTTCCAGCCGCTGTCCAGGGACTTGTTCGAAGGTCTAAGGGGCTGGAATCGTGGTTTTAGAGCCTTCTTAGTCTTTATAAGGTGTGGTATAAAGTTGGAAGAAGTTTAGTTAAGttttgagtcgattcgggttaaaaccgggaccccggtccaagttttaaaatgaatcgatCAAGTTGTGatttgggctcgagtttacgtctaggaatgcttataaatatgttttgggacattttaaggagtttggtatgATCCGGgttaattttagaggtccaggggtgaaacgataatttttgggtttccatgggcaaaatggtcattttgcacacggggtgagattttggtcatggcagtgccctgatcacaaatttatgatattttaaatgtttttgcatCATGTTTTGGATTTTTATGctattatgataattatgatgcatgcttggttttaaggaaaaagatacgtatatgcatgttttaattaagtgatgaaaatgatgacacgtttttgaAGGAAGAGATTTAGTTGTGattgacacgatgacatgatgacatgtaaggcccaGACTCAGTGGGcaggtaatgctgtcgctgatgatcctcgccgccgggtaccacggttacacgtagatggatccatcgactgacatgatgacatgatgatacgaaagtcacagctaatgaacggaattcaaattaaaattttaacatgtatatgctgatacaatgatacatgctattaccatgttttgacaggtcacgGTTAAGCATACGATATGATAACACGATGAGACATAttttgacacgttacgattttacacgacacacttatgttcatgtttttaagctcatgaaatatatgttgattatgctttttttcactgctgtgtgctacctatatgtacttgttattactggtacatgtgtgttgagtctttagactcactaggcgtgtgtgatgcaggtgagcatt
This window of the Primulina tabacum isolate GXHZ01 chromosome 4, ASM2559414v2, whole genome shotgun sequence genome carries:
- the LOC142541837 gene encoding uncharacterized protein LOC142541837, with the protein product MAPYEALYGKKCRSPLYWDEMGEKAVVGPELVQMIVDKFKIVREKLKAAQDRQKSWAYLKRRPVEFNVGEKAYVKVSPMRGVVRFSKAGKLNPRYVGPFEILEKMGTLACRLALPPSMSRIHSVLHVSQLRKYIPDPSHVLE